In Streptomyces sp. NBC_00483, a single window of DNA contains:
- a CDS encoding iron-siderophore ABC transporter substrate-binding protein, with the protein MCTLHLERCPAAWAAARRTAPSPAPLPTSQERPRSRRHPGRSWSSPRGRPTHWSPSASSPPAPPGGEGADLVPAYLKSAFPKKAKQLDKVADVGSRIEPNLEAIGNIKPDLILMNTAGKDAKGLYKSLSKLAPTVATQGTGLYWKQDFLLLADAVGKTEQAQAHLKKFHADAAALGHQLKKPASVSFLRMNGNRLRVFGIPSFTGSIAEDAGLARPDSQTFQETSQDISSEKLDRADADWIFYGVQGGTSKANALTKAALWPTLGAVSAKQAIAVDDDVFYLNTGPEAAREVLAQLAEHLTAKS; encoded by the coding sequence GTGTGCACACTGCACCTCGAACGATGCCCAGCGGCATGGGCAGCGGCGCGAAGGACGGCGCCTTCCCCCGCACCGTTGCCCACTTCGCAGGAAAGACCACGCTCAAGACGGCACCCAGGAAGATCGTGGTCATCTCCACGGGGCAGGCCGACGCACTGGTCACCCTCGGCATCGTCCCCACCGGCTCCACCCGGGGGGGAGGGCGCCGACCTCGTACCCGCCTACCTCAAGTCGGCCTTCCCCAAGAAGGCCAAGCAGCTCGACAAGGTGGCCGACGTCGGGTCACGGATCGAGCCCAACCTCGAAGCCATCGGCAACATCAAGCCCGACCTGATCCTCATGAACACCGCCGGCAAGGACGCCAAGGGGCTCTACAAGTCCCTGAGCAAGCTCGCACCGACCGTCGCCACCCAAGGAACGGGCCTGTACTGGAAGCAGGACTTCCTCCTCCTGGCCGACGCCGTCGGCAAGACCGAACAGGCCCAGGCCCACCTCAAGAAGTTCCACGCCGACGCGGCCGCCCTGGGGCACCAGTTGAAGAAGCCGGCCAGTGTCTCCTTCCTGCGTATGAACGGAAACCGGCTGCGGGTCTTCGGAATCCCGTCGTTCACCGGCAGCATCGCCGAGGACGCGGGCCTCGCCCGCCCCGACAGCCAGACCTTCCAGGAAACCTCCCAGGACATCAGCAGCGAGAAGCTGGACCGCGCCGACGCCGACTGGATCTTCTACGGCGTCCAAGGCGGCACATCGAAGGCGAACGCCCTGACCAAGGCCGCTCTGTGGCCGACTCTCGGCGCCGTCAGCGCCAAGCAGGCGATCGCCGTCGACGATGACGTCTTCTACCTCAACACCGGCCCTGAGGCGGCCCGAGAGGTGCTGGCCCAGCTGGCCGAGCACCTCACCGCCAAGTCCTGA